A single window of Chthonomonadales bacterium DNA harbors:
- a CDS encoding TIM barrel protein: MIAERPEAAALLGPHIDPPLAAIPSVLAVSGLRVFQTTLRDPRRLSKDGVPDEADRAAYQAGLRVSDTPWGIAHASLLTSLGSPDPRIRNGSAGALVADANLAASIGLAGVCFHVGYQKGHDTRRAALDAVARKLGEAIGRLNPGARLLLENGCEGTELGQDVEELAYVVRAVGAGPAALGLVIDTCHLHVAGFDMAAPDAPARLAGELAAAGLDSHLSALHLNDARAPCGSHRDRHATPGEGTIGEGLRRLLAQPPFGGLPAVLEVSFEDALRGIAYLCAV; this comes from the coding sequence ATGATCGCCGAACGGCCGGAGGCCGCCGCACTCCTGGGCCCCCACATCGATCCGCCGCTCGCCGCCATCCCGTCGGTGCTGGCCGTGAGCGGCCTGCGCGTGTTTCAGACCACGCTGCGCGACCCGCGCCGCCTCTCGAAGGATGGCGTACCGGACGAGGCGGACCGGGCCGCCTACCAGGCCGGCCTCCGGGTGAGCGACACGCCGTGGGGCATCGCCCACGCCTCATTGCTCACGAGCCTGGGCTCTCCGGACCCGCGCATCCGTAACGGCTCCGCCGGGGCGCTCGTCGCCGATGCCAACCTGGCCGCCTCCATCGGCCTGGCCGGGGTCTGTTTCCATGTCGGCTACCAGAAGGGGCACGACACGCGTCGGGCCGCCCTCGACGCCGTGGCGCGCAAGCTCGGCGAGGCGATCGGGCGCCTGAACCCCGGCGCGCGCCTGCTGCTGGAGAACGGATGCGAGGGCACCGAGCTCGGCCAGGATGTGGAGGAGCTGGCGTACGTGGTGCGCGCGGTCGGCGCGGGCCCTGCGGCGCTCGGGCTGGTGATCGACACCTGCCATCTGCACGTGGCCGGCTTCGACATGGCCGCGCCGGACGCGCCGGCCCGTCTGGCCGGAGAGCTGGCCGCCGCCGGCCTCGACAGCCACCTCAGCGCCCTGCACCTCAACGATGCCAGGGCGCCGTGCGGCAGCCACCGCGACCGCCACGCCACCCCGGGCGAGGGCACCATCGGCGAGGGCCTGCGCCGCCTGCTGGCCCAGCCGCCGTTCGGCGGCCTGCCCGCCGTGCTTGAGGTGAGCTTCGAGGACGCCCTGCGCGGCATCGCCTATCTCTGCGCCGTGTAG
- a CDS encoding VCBS repeat-containing protein, whose product MRTLSALLLLAAALAAPRACLSGPAPPPADGAVGLCKPYTWLFGGWVAPPRLPLIGDLNGDGYADFIYASPGERLVDVSLNGRGWKPLRGSRMLSEVPEEIAAMCLGRFGGKGVGLAILGRDGGLYRAAGDGRGGLAAPDRLADAGDARGVAWLLAAGNAAASDALDDLLLVERTGRVRVLDATGAPRAGYALRAPVAAAAAGDVDGDGRADLAVLARGRATIYRLGESAEPIAAIAAPRGREALALGDLDGDGRADLLANGRVFLAPDFRRWVSVPGWDRFKKPVIAFLADVVGHGRVDVVVQHRGPEYFGSTEADCDLYVSWRRDDADRDRDGLADVDEARIGSDPLDRCTSHDGLPDGWKVHGFAGVDLPGMGASPLHRDILVMNLPYDSVPVDQMERYMRDRVVPFFAALPARNLDGTTGFAVHWITRPPLPTKGNEGKGWQQLAGETFPEDRIGIFHWMLVSGMGGGGQSGQLADAGSSGMGSWIHEFGHQLGLSHTGKWSVWSPTYTSLMNYSYSYGFEGDGAKVHFSTGEFADLVLNESRLPGKLPYPIEKLRFLSGPPYRFPLKPAGKDATYVDWGWSGVFADRKVRANITYGYAVSAGERLQPSGKQPMSYNGPYELMTDWQASLVEHRRRLYMLTANRPPVDPEAPRPKTATLVMQTYLGKHAWSAPSTVAPAVTGDPYAASDGRSLYVFYPTAEGVRYRWGRPEALGEASLVPDSEGASASAVAWKGRLLLFLWKGPDSPIVYRTVRDGVLGTVVDLGVKSTIPPGPAVDTRRDQLLLGVAAPLGTQPYRWQLRRFVRDEATGGLREVSCAFVGGEKSGWAGSHRPTLVFRSDREHGPNGRLYWIGAGISEPKSQPTGCYLAQTIGYPDVNEGWQLWRYYDEWTNTRSGIGAAWSSQERDIVIATTWASTTAGGDCGVFCAYNGTAVGDVDMADFDDVSLMADYGIARSIGTFAVMPPGRSPR is encoded by the coding sequence ATGAGAACACTCTCCGCTCTCCTTCTGCTGGCCGCGGCGCTCGCCGCGCCGCGCGCGTGCCTGAGCGGCCCCGCCCCGCCGCCCGCCGACGGCGCGGTCGGGCTCTGCAAGCCGTACACGTGGCTGTTCGGCGGCTGGGTCGCTCCGCCGCGCCTGCCTCTGATCGGCGACCTCAACGGCGACGGCTACGCGGACTTCATCTACGCCTCGCCGGGCGAGCGCCTCGTCGACGTCTCCCTGAACGGGCGCGGCTGGAAGCCGCTCCGCGGCAGCCGGATGCTCTCCGAGGTGCCGGAGGAGATCGCCGCCATGTGCCTGGGTCGCTTCGGCGGCAAGGGCGTCGGCCTGGCGATCCTGGGCCGTGACGGCGGGCTCTACCGCGCAGCGGGCGACGGCCGCGGCGGACTCGCGGCGCCCGATCGCCTGGCCGACGCCGGGGACGCGCGGGGTGTCGCCTGGCTCCTCGCCGCGGGAAACGCCGCCGCGTCCGACGCCCTCGACGATCTGCTGCTGGTGGAGCGCACCGGGCGCGTGCGGGTGCTCGATGCCACGGGAGCGCCTCGCGCCGGGTACGCGCTTCGGGCTCCAGTGGCCGCGGCGGCGGCGGGCGACGTGGACGGCGATGGCCGCGCGGACCTGGCCGTGCTGGCGCGTGGACGCGCGACGATCTACCGCCTGGGCGAGTCAGCCGAGCCGATCGCCGCCATCGCCGCCCCGCGGGGCCGCGAGGCGCTCGCCCTGGGCGACCTGGACGGCGATGGCCGCGCCGACCTGCTCGCCAACGGCCGCGTCTTCCTTGCTCCGGACTTCCGCCGCTGGGTGTCGGTGCCCGGCTGGGATCGGTTCAAGAAGCCGGTGATCGCCTTCCTGGCCGACGTGGTGGGGCACGGTCGCGTCGATGTCGTGGTGCAGCACCGTGGCCCGGAGTACTTCGGCAGCACCGAGGCGGACTGCGACCTCTACGTGAGTTGGCGCCGGGATGACGCCGACCGCGACCGCGACGGACTGGCCGACGTGGACGAGGCGCGCATTGGCAGCGATCCCCTCGACCGCTGCACGAGCCACGACGGCCTGCCCGACGGCTGGAAGGTGCACGGGTTCGCCGGCGTTGATCTGCCCGGCATGGGCGCCTCTCCCCTGCACCGCGACATCCTTGTGATGAACCTCCCCTACGACTCGGTGCCCGTAGACCAGATGGAGCGGTACATGCGGGACCGGGTGGTGCCCTTCTTCGCCGCGCTGCCCGCTAGGAACTTGGACGGCACGACGGGCTTCGCCGTGCACTGGATCACTCGGCCGCCGCTGCCCACGAAGGGCAACGAGGGCAAGGGCTGGCAACAGCTCGCCGGCGAGACCTTTCCCGAGGACCGCATCGGGATCTTCCACTGGATGCTGGTGAGCGGGATGGGCGGCGGCGGCCAGTCCGGGCAACTGGCGGACGCCGGGTCCAGCGGAATGGGGTCCTGGATCCACGAGTTTGGCCACCAGCTTGGTCTCTCGCACACTGGCAAGTGGTCGGTATGGTCGCCTACCTACACGAGCCTGATGAACTACAGCTACAGCTACGGCTTCGAGGGCGACGGCGCGAAGGTGCATTTCAGCACCGGGGAGTTCGCCGACCTCGTTCTGAACGAGTCGCGCCTGCCAGGCAAGCTGCCCTATCCCATCGAGAAGCTGAGGTTCCTGTCGGGCCCGCCCTACCGGTTTCCGTTGAAGCCGGCCGGCAAGGACGCCACCTATGTGGACTGGGGCTGGTCGGGCGTGTTCGCCGACCGCAAGGTGCGCGCCAACATCACCTACGGCTACGCGGTGAGCGCAGGCGAGCGCCTGCAGCCGAGCGGCAAGCAGCCCATGAGCTATAACGGCCCCTACGAGCTGATGACCGACTGGCAGGCGTCGCTGGTGGAGCACCGCCGCCGGCTGTACATGCTCACGGCCAACCGCCCGCCCGTCGACCCCGAAGCGCCCCGGCCGAAGACCGCGACGCTGGTGATGCAGACCTACCTGGGCAAGCACGCCTGGAGCGCGCCCTCGACTGTGGCGCCGGCCGTGACCGGCGACCCCTATGCAGCGAGCGACGGGCGCTCGCTCTACGTCTTCTATCCCACCGCGGAGGGCGTTCGGTACCGCTGGGGCCGGCCGGAGGCGCTCGGCGAGGCGAGCCTGGTGCCCGACAGCGAGGGCGCGAGCGCCAGCGCCGTCGCCTGGAAGGGGAGGCTGCTCCTATTCCTCTGGAAGGGGCCGGACAGCCCCATCGTCTACCGAACGGTGCGCGACGGTGTCCTCGGCACCGTGGTGGACCTGGGGGTCAAGAGCACGATCCCGCCCGGCCCGGCGGTCGACACGCGCCGCGACCAGCTTCTGCTGGGCGTCGCCGCGCCCCTCGGCACACAACCCTACCGCTGGCAGCTTCGTCGCTTCGTGCGCGACGAGGCGACGGGCGGGCTGCGGGAGGTATCTTGCGCCTTCGTGGGTGGCGAGAAGTCCGGCTGGGCGGGCAGCCACCGGCCGACGCTGGTGTTCCGGTCGGATCGCGAGCACGGCCCGAACGGACGGCTCTACTGGATCGGGGCCGGCATCTCCGAGCCGAAGAGCCAGCCGACGGGCTGCTACCTTGCGCAAACCATCGGCTACCCCGACGTCAACGAGGGGTGGCAACTCTGGCGCTACTACGACGAGTGGACCAACACACGCAGCGGCATCGGCGCGGCCTGGTCGTCTCAGGAGCGCGACATCGTGATCGCCACCACCTGGGCGTCCACCACGGCGGGCGGCGACTGCGGCGTGTTCTGCGCCTACAACGGCACGGCGGTCGGCGACGTGGACATGGCCGACTTCGACGACGTCTCGCTGATGGCCGACTACGGCATCGCGCGCTCCATCGGCACGTTCGCGGTGATGCCGCCAGGACGGAGCCCCCGATGA
- a CDS encoding methyltransferase domain-containing protein, translating to METQGRARPSPALFLETATAFERSAALNAAVELDLFTAIGDRAVSAAEAAAACGASERGARILCDFLTVWGFLRKDDGAYRLTPDSAAFLDRHSPTYLGAALEFLQARRAREGFWSLADAVRREQPADTAGFTSTADPVWPVFARTMMPIMIGPARRLAEVVEVDPDRPLRVLDIGAGHGMFGITLARRYPRAEVAALDWPEVLEVAEENARNEGVRERYTFLPGSAFETDLGAGYDLVLLTNLLVLFDRAADVRLLRRVHAALAEGGRALSVQFMPDEDRVSPPGPAAFALTMLALTPSGDAYTFGEMEAMFRAAGFSRSERRSLDPAPQSLAIAHR from the coding sequence ATGGAGACACAGGGCCGCGCCCGACCGTCCCCAGCGCTGTTCCTCGAGACGGCGACCGCGTTCGAGCGCTCCGCCGCGCTCAACGCCGCCGTCGAGCTCGACCTGTTCACCGCGATCGGCGACCGGGCCGTCTCCGCCGCCGAGGCCGCCGCCGCATGCGGCGCCTCCGAGCGGGGCGCCCGCATCCTCTGCGACTTCCTGACGGTCTGGGGCTTTCTGCGAAAGGACGACGGCGCCTACCGACTGACCCCCGACTCCGCCGCCTTCCTGGACCGCCACTCGCCGACCTACCTGGGCGCGGCGCTGGAGTTCCTGCAGGCGCGGCGGGCGCGGGAGGGCTTCTGGAGCCTCGCGGACGCCGTCCGGCGCGAGCAACCGGCCGACACTGCCGGGTTCACCTCGACGGCGGACCCCGTCTGGCCGGTGTTCGCCCGCACGATGATGCCCATCATGATCGGCCCCGCCCGCCGGTTGGCCGAGGTCGTCGAGGTCGACCCTGACCGGCCGCTGCGAGTGCTGGACATCGGGGCCGGCCACGGCATGTTCGGCATCACGCTCGCGCGGAGGTACCCCCGGGCCGAGGTCGCTGCGCTCGACTGGCCAGAGGTCCTGGAGGTGGCCGAGGAGAACGCCCGAAACGAGGGCGTCCGTGAGCGCTACACCTTCCTCCCCGGGAGCGCGTTCGAGACGGATCTCGGCGCGGGCTACGACCTGGTGCTTCTCACCAACCTGCTGGTGCTCTTCGATCGCGCCGCCGACGTGCGCCTGCTGCGCCGGGTGCATGCCGCCCTCGCGGAGGGAGGCCGGGCGCTCAGCGTGCAGTTCATGCCCGACGAGGACCGCGTCTCGCCACCGGGCCCGGCCGCCTTCGCCCTGACGATGCTGGCCCTCACCCCGTCGGGCGACGCCTACACGTTCGGAGAGATGGAGGCGATGTTCCGGGCCGCCGGCTTCTCGCGCTCGGAACGCCGCTCCCTGGACCCGGCGCCGCAGAGCCTGGCGATCGCGCACCGGTGA
- the ilvD gene encoding dihydroxy-acid dehydratase — MRSDTIKRGYERAAHRGLLKACGLTDADMNKPFIGISNSYTDIVPGHIHLHDFAVIVKQAVRDAGGVPFEFDTIAVDDGIAMGHLGMRYSLPSREIIADAVETMTLAHCFDGLICIPNCDKITPGMTLAAVRLNVPTVFVSGGPMLAGTTPDGKSGDLVTIFEGVGELQSGKITLAQLKALEDSCCPGCGSCSGMFTANSMNCLLEAIGLALPGNGTTPAVDPARCELARAAARQILYLIQHDIRPRDIVTRESLDNAFALDMAMGGSTNTVLHAFAVAHEAGLEYPLSRLNEISARVPCICKVSPSRPDVHVQDVHRVGGVSAILKEIARKPGVLNTETPTATGRTLGENIASAPAPDGDVIHRWEEAFTPDGGLAVLFGNVAPDGAVVKSAGVAPECFQFEGEAVVFESQDECLEALKRRAVKPGQVVVIRYEGPRGGPGMPEMLSPTSMIKGQGLGKSVALITDGRFSGGTAGTCIGHVSPEAAEGGPIALVRDGDRIRIDIPGRSLALLVDDEEMARRRAAWVKPAPKIRSGWLGRYASMVTSASTGAVLRIPE, encoded by the coding sequence ATGCGATCCGATACCATCAAGCGAGGGTACGAGCGGGCGGCGCATCGCGGGCTGCTCAAGGCCTGCGGGCTCACCGACGCCGACATGAACAAGCCCTTCATCGGCATCTCCAACTCCTACACCGATATTGTTCCGGGCCACATCCATCTTCACGACTTCGCCGTGATCGTTAAGCAGGCGGTTCGCGATGCCGGGGGTGTCCCGTTCGAGTTCGACACGATCGCCGTGGACGACGGCATCGCGATGGGCCATCTCGGCATGCGCTACTCGCTGCCGAGCCGCGAGATCATCGCGGACGCCGTGGAGACGATGACGCTCGCCCATTGCTTCGACGGGTTGATCTGCATCCCCAACTGCGACAAGATCACGCCCGGCATGACGCTGGCCGCCGTCCGGCTCAACGTGCCCACGGTCTTCGTCTCCGGAGGTCCCATGCTCGCCGGGACGACGCCCGACGGCAAGAGCGGCGACCTGGTCACGATCTTCGAGGGGGTCGGCGAGCTCCAGTCCGGCAAGATCACGCTGGCGCAGCTGAAGGCGCTCGAGGACTCCTGCTGCCCCGGCTGCGGCTCCTGTTCCGGCATGTTCACCGCCAACTCGATGAACTGCCTGCTGGAGGCCATCGGGCTTGCGCTGCCGGGCAACGGCACAACCCCGGCCGTCGACCCTGCTCGCTGCGAGCTTGCCCGCGCCGCGGCGCGGCAGATCCTCTATCTCATCCAGCACGACATCCGCCCGCGCGACATCGTTACTCGCGAGTCGCTGGACAACGCCTTCGCGCTCGACATGGCGATGGGCGGCTCCACCAACACGGTGCTGCACGCTTTCGCGGTCGCCCACGAGGCGGGCCTGGAGTACCCGCTCTCGCGGCTCAACGAGATCTCGGCGCGCGTTCCCTGCATCTGCAAGGTGTCGCCATCCCGCCCCGACGTGCACGTGCAGGACGTGCACCGGGTGGGCGGCGTGAGCGCCATCCTCAAGGAGATCGCGCGCAAGCCGGGGGTGCTCAACACGGAGACGCCCACCGCGACGGGCCGGACGCTCGGCGAGAACATTGCCTCGGCGCCGGCGCCCGATGGAGACGTGATCCACCGCTGGGAGGAGGCCTTCACGCCGGATGGCGGCCTGGCGGTGCTGTTCGGCAACGTGGCGCCGGACGGGGCCGTCGTCAAGAGCGCGGGCGTCGCGCCGGAGTGCTTCCAGTTCGAGGGCGAGGCGGTCGTTTTCGAGTCGCAGGACGAGTGTCTGGAGGCGCTGAAGCGGCGCGCCGTGAAGCCCGGACAGGTGGTCGTCATCCGCTACGAGGGGCCGCGCGGCGGCCCGGGCATGCCGGAGATGCTCTCGCCGACCTCGATGATCAAGGGGCAGGGCCTGGGGAAGAGCGTGGCGCTCATCACGGATGGGCGCTTCAGCGGCGGCACGGCGGGCACCTGCATCGGGCACGTGAGCCCGGAGGCTGCCGAAGGCGGGCCCATCGCGCTCGTGCGCGACGGCGACCGTATCCGCATCGACATCCCTGGGCGCAGTCTCGCCCTGCTCGTGGACGACGAAGAGATGGCGCGGCGCCGGGCCGCGTGGGTGAAGCCGGCGCCCAAGATTCGATCCGGCTGGCTGGGGCGCTACGCCAGCATGGTGACGAGCGCGAGCACGGGCGCGGTACTCCGCATACCGGAGTAG
- a CDS encoding L-rhamnose isomerase: MTTNTDDQVLSALDDFQVELPSWGFADTGTRFGKFRQPAAASTIEEKLADAGLVNRLTGACPSVAVHVLWDFRPGQAPKEVAELACEHGVRIGAINPNVFQDPAYKLGSFCSPDPAARKAALDHTLESIRIGRDTGSTLLSMWLADGTNYPGQDNVTRRKRYLQEAFRAIHDQMPDGMTLLVEYKPFEPGFYHTDLADWGMAYVVARHAGPNARVLVDTGHHLPGANVEHIVAFLLDEGMLGGFHFNDRKYADDDLTMGSIDPYAAFRIFNAIAQHEHDAGTRTDIAYMVDQSHNLKPKIEAMIQTVETAQILWAKAHLVNRARLAAAQDSGDIVTAERCLTDAFQTDVRPVLAEWRRRRGLPADPLAELRASGYVEKAAKARTEARAARGETQGTSYA, translated from the coding sequence ATGACCACCAACACCGATGACCAGGTTCTCAGTGCGCTCGACGACTTCCAGGTGGAGTTGCCGAGTTGGGGCTTCGCGGACACGGGGACCCGATTCGGCAAGTTCCGCCAGCCCGCGGCGGCGTCCACGATCGAGGAGAAGCTGGCCGACGCCGGCCTGGTGAACCGCCTCACGGGAGCCTGCCCGAGCGTGGCGGTGCACGTTCTGTGGGACTTCCGGCCCGGCCAGGCCCCGAAGGAGGTGGCGGAGCTCGCCTGCGAGCACGGCGTGCGGATCGGCGCCATCAACCCCAATGTCTTCCAGGACCCGGCCTACAAGCTCGGCTCGTTCTGCTCGCCCGACCCCGCCGCCCGCAAGGCCGCGCTCGACCACACGCTCGAGTCGATCCGGATCGGCCGCGACACCGGCTCCACGCTGCTCTCCATGTGGCTGGCCGACGGCACCAACTACCCCGGCCAGGACAACGTGACGCGCCGCAAACGCTACCTTCAGGAGGCGTTCCGGGCGATCCACGACCAGATGCCGGACGGCATGACCCTCCTGGTGGAGTACAAGCCGTTCGAGCCCGGCTTCTACCACACCGATCTGGCCGATTGGGGAATGGCCTACGTCGTCGCCAGGCACGCCGGCCCCAACGCCCGCGTGCTCGTGGACACCGGACACCACTTGCCCGGCGCCAACGTGGAGCACATCGTGGCCTTCCTTCTGGACGAGGGGATGCTCGGCGGCTTCCACTTCAACGACCGCAAGTACGCCGACGACGACCTGACGATGGGCTCCATCGACCCGTACGCCGCCTTCCGCATCTTTAACGCGATCGCCCAGCACGAGCACGACGCCGGCACGAGAACCGACATCGCGTACATGGTCGACCAGTCGCACAACCTGAAGCCCAAGATCGAGGCGATGATCCAGACCGTGGAGACCGCGCAGATCCTCTGGGCGAAGGCCCACCTGGTGAACCGCGCCCGGCTGGCCGCGGCGCAGGACTCCGGCGACATCGTGACGGCCGAACGCTGCCTCACCGACGCGTTCCAGACCGACGTGCGGCCGGTGTTGGCGGAGTGGCGTCGGCGGCGCGGCCTGCCGGCCGATCCGCTGGCCGAGCTGCGGGCGTCGGGCTACGTGGAGAAGGCGGCGAAGGCGCGGACCGAGGCCCGCGCCGCCCGTGGCGAGACGCAGGGCACCAGCTACGCCTGA
- a CDS encoding glucosylceramidase, with protein sequence MGRSRRDFLRAAGAVMAGAAGASADASADGQHAYAAAVRAEPTLCAFWPLQGSLAAAAGPADLAMRGGEAIWEAGPAGGRALMLAPGRYATAGVVLGLDTERATVELFFRLPDALPTSYNPCLAAARASSARTRFSLHVMRDLRALAVWNAQAVSLFTPHEGSLRPGAWRHLAVTSRPDALRLYLDGVECPPVVGILPFNLAQVGLPFQIGASSPSGEEAFPCLLANIALYAEALTPEAIARHVDAAGWRARREHAARERRRRDEERRREQAEAERARRAKIARRLRDPRLFARGEQRVYRGEHLGAIAFPLGGIGAGTLQMNGRAERFSWQVFNNFLGVALPDSFFAVRAGVEGAQPVVRALQTSRAGAFPAVAGLSFRGEYPFAWYDFEDPDLPVRVGLEAFTPLVPLVERDSAMPCAVFSFTVENRAAAPVEVALLAAQQNAVGQNGRDPTLGRAHRGYGGNRGRIIRDAAGVTLHMTSDRPAGDAAAGDMALRACAPRAEGCASSPAPAALHAAFARGAALSGPQEAGPSAAGETLNGALEVSLRLPPGAKGSVRFVLAWHFPNARHGDPEVGWGHEGNRYGLWWPDALAVAREVGERLDELTAETRLYHDTFYRGNLPRWLLDRVGSQVAILRSKTCFWAADGYFGGWEGCGAGAGCCMGSCDHVWHYAQAHARLFPAIARRMREATFGYQFADGGLPHRHPGAQPALDGQCGEILGAYREHLGSADDAWMRALWPRVKRAIEHTIACWDPDEDGMLAGPQLNTLDGELGGSTTWIGSLYLAALGACERLAKHFGDAEAAARFGRIRRVGAANQDRALWNGEYYVQRRDPTPRQDYGDGCHIDQCLGEWWSRQVGIEAHYPAEHVRSALRALVRHNFRPDFHDVTQVPRRFAADGDAGLQMIQWPRGPRPMPTILYGDEVMTGFEYAAAATMVQYGLLREGLMVALAVSDRYDGRLRTGLTPGDTSSWGYSGNPFGDDECGKFYARAMSVWSLLLACQGFTHDGPAGIIGFRPRWRPEDHASFFVAAEGWGLFTQRRSGGVQRSRVELVRGRLRLRRLLLETPRARRPAGVRVALDGAPVPARPAEESGGLAVDLDEVTLRAGQALDVTLE encoded by the coding sequence ATGGGCAGAAGCCGGCGTGACTTCCTGAGGGCGGCGGGCGCCGTGATGGCCGGCGCCGCGGGCGCGTCGGCGGACGCGTCCGCTGACGGGCAGCACGCCTACGCGGCCGCCGTTCGGGCGGAGCCCACGCTGTGCGCGTTCTGGCCGCTTCAGGGCAGCCTAGCCGCCGCCGCCGGACCGGCGGACCTGGCCATGCGCGGCGGCGAAGCGATCTGGGAAGCCGGGCCGGCTGGCGGGCGGGCGCTGATGCTGGCGCCAGGGCGCTACGCCACGGCCGGGGTCGTGCTCGGGCTCGACACGGAGCGCGCCACCGTCGAGCTCTTCTTCCGCCTGCCGGATGCCCTCCCCACGAGCTACAACCCCTGCCTGGCCGCAGCGCGCGCCAGCTCGGCGCGCACCCGATTCAGCCTGCACGTGATGAGAGATCTGCGCGCTCTCGCCGTGTGGAACGCGCAGGCCGTCTCCCTGTTCACCCCGCATGAGGGCTCGCTCCGGCCCGGCGCGTGGCGCCATCTGGCCGTGACGAGTCGGCCGGACGCGTTGCGGCTCTACCTGGACGGCGTCGAGTGCCCGCCCGTGGTCGGCATCTTGCCGTTCAACCTGGCGCAGGTCGGCCTCCCCTTCCAGATCGGTGCTTCCTCGCCATCGGGGGAGGAAGCGTTCCCGTGTCTCCTGGCCAACATCGCCCTCTACGCCGAGGCGCTCACGCCGGAGGCGATCGCGCGGCACGTGGACGCGGCCGGCTGGCGCGCTCGCCGGGAGCACGCCGCGCGCGAACGTCGGCGTCGCGACGAGGAGCGCCGCCGGGAGCAGGCCGAGGCCGAGCGCGCGCGCCGCGCCAAGATCGCGCGCCGCCTGCGCGACCCGCGCCTGTTCGCGCGGGGGGAGCAGCGCGTCTATCGCGGCGAGCACCTGGGCGCGATCGCCTTCCCGCTGGGCGGCATCGGCGCGGGCACGCTTCAGATGAACGGTCGGGCGGAGCGCTTCTCGTGGCAGGTGTTCAACAACTTCCTCGGCGTCGCGCTGCCGGACAGCTTCTTCGCCGTGCGCGCCGGCGTCGAGGGCGCGCAGCCCGTGGTGCGGGCGCTGCAGACCTCGCGCGCGGGCGCCTTTCCGGCCGTTGCTGGCCTGAGCTTCCGCGGGGAGTACCCCTTCGCGTGGTATGACTTCGAGGACCCCGATCTGCCTGTGCGCGTGGGTCTGGAGGCCTTCACGCCGCTCGTTCCCCTCGTGGAGCGCGACTCGGCCATGCCGTGCGCGGTCTTCTCGTTCACGGTGGAGAACCGCGCCGCCGCGCCCGTGGAGGTAGCGCTTCTTGCGGCGCAGCAGAACGCGGTCGGCCAGAACGGACGCGACCCGACGCTCGGGCGCGCCCACCGGGGCTACGGCGGCAATCGCGGCCGCATCATCCGGGACGCGGCCGGCGTGACGCTGCACATGACCTCGGACCGGCCGGCCGGTGACGCAGCGGCCGGCGACATGGCGCTGCGCGCCTGCGCGCCGCGCGCCGAGGGCTGCGCGTCGTCCCCGGCCCCGGCGGCCCTGCACGCCGCGTTCGCGCGCGGCGCCGCCCTCTCCGGGCCGCAGGAGGCGGGCCCCAGCGCTGCCGGCGAGACGCTCAATGGTGCGCTGGAGGTGTCGCTTCGGCTGCCGCCCGGTGCCAAGGGCTCGGTCCGCTTCGTGCTCGCATGGCATTTCCCCAACGCGCGCCACGGTGACCCCGAAGTCGGCTGGGGGCATGAAGGCAACCGCTATGGCCTGTGGTGGCCGGATGCGCTCGCCGTGGCGCGCGAGGTGGGGGAGCGGCTGGACGAGCTCACGGCCGAGACGCGCCTATACCACGACACCTTCTACCGTGGCAACCTGCCCCGCTGGCTGCTGGATCGCGTTGGCTCGCAGGTCGCCATCCTGCGCAGCAAGACCTGCTTCTGGGCGGCGGACGGCTACTTCGGCGGCTGGGAGGGGTGCGGCGCCGGCGCCGGGTGCTGCATGGGAAGTTGCGACCACGTATGGCACTACGCGCAGGCCCACGCGCGCCTCTTCCCCGCCATCGCCCGGCGCATGCGCGAGGCGACCTTCGGCTACCAGTTCGCGGACGGCGGCCTGCCCCACCGGCACCCCGGCGCGCAGCCCGCCCTGGACGGGCAATGCGGCGAGATCCTGGGCGCCTACCGCGAGCATCTCGGCAGCGCGGACGACGCCTGGATGCGCGCGCTCTGGCCGCGCGTGAAGCGCGCCATCGAGCACACGATCGCCTGCTGGGATCCGGACGAGGACGGAATGCTGGCCGGCCCGCAGCTCAACACGCTGGACGGCGAGCTCGGCGGGAGCACCACCTGGATCGGCTCACTCTACCTGGCAGCGCTCGGCGCGTGCGAGCGGCTGGCGAAGCACTTCGGCGACGCGGAGGCCGCGGCGCGCTTCGGGCGCATACGGCGAGTTGGCGCTGCCAACCAGGACAGGGCGCTCTGGAACGGTGAGTACTACGTGCAGCGGCGCGACCCGACGCCCCGCCAGGACTATGGAGACGGTTGTCACATAGATCAGTGCCTGGGGGAGTGGTGGAGCCGGCAGGTGGGCATCGAGGCGCACTATCCGGCCGAGCACGTGCGATCCGCCCTGCGGGCGCTCGTGCGCCACAACTTCCGTCCGGACTTCCACGACGTGACGCAGGTGCCCCGCCGGTTCGCGGCGGATGGCGACGCGGGCCTGCAGATGATCCAGTGGCCGCGCGGGCCCCGGCCCATGCCAACCATCCTCTACGGCGACGAGGTGATGACCGGGTTCGAGTATGCGGCGGCGGCCACCATGGTGCAGTACGGCCTGCTGCGCGAGGGGCTCATGGTCGCCCTCGCCGTCTCCGACCGCTACGATGGCCGGCTTCGCACCGGGCTGACGCCCGGCGACACCTCCTCGTGGGGCTACAGCGGCAATCCCTTTGGCGATGACGAGTGCGGGAAGTTCTATGCGCGGGCGATGAGCGTCTGGTCGCTCCTGCTGGCCTGCCAGGGGTTCACGCACGATGGCCCCGCCGGCATCATCGGCTTCCGTCCGCGCTGGCGGCCGGAGGACCACGCCTCGTTCTTCGTGGCGGCCGAGGGTTGGGGCCTGTTCACGCAGCGGCGCTCCGGCGGCGTGCAGCGCTCGCGCGTCGAGCTTGTGCGGGGCAGGCTGCGCCTGCGCCGCCTGCTGCTGGAGACGCCCCGAGCGAGGAGGCCGGCGGGCGTGCGCGTGGCGCTCGACGGCGCGCCGGTGCCCGCCCGGCCGGCGGAGGAGAGCGGCGGCCTTGCGGTGGACCTGGACGAAGTGACGCTGCGCGCGGGGCAGGCGCTCGATGTGACGCTGGAGTAG